The Miscanthus floridulus cultivar M001 chromosome 7, ASM1932011v1, whole genome shotgun sequence genome includes a region encoding these proteins:
- the LOC136462880 gene encoding CASP-like protein 2C2 isoform X1 has translation MAAGQPRPPPSSVRMERLLRAACAAMAAAGALLLGFSAQTKTVLFVQKKAVPKDVQALWVLIVAAAAAAAYHAAQLARCLCMDRLASSAGCRRLGRAAAFASFLLDKVRSMCRRDARFCSWLSIPALCPNRFHLNPSLSPSHSGQLLARSDVQILGSLGKQGKFACVPAALHVPVVCSTSSRRRDQTYRSRVYSSLRHSLVQLQLHLV, from the exons ATGGCAGCGGGGcagccgcgcccgccgccgtcgtcggtgAGGATGGAGCGCCTCCTGCGGGCGGCGTgcgcggcgatggcggcggcgggggcgctgCTGCTGGGGTTCAGCGCGCAGACCAAGACCGTGCTCTTCGTCCAGAAGAAGGCCGTCCCCAAGGACGTGCAGGCCCTCTG GGTGCTGATcgtggcggccgcggccgcggcggcgtacCACGCCGCCCAGCTCGCCCGGTGCCTCTGCATGGACCGCCTCGCCAGCAGCGCCGGCTGCCGGCGTCTCGGGAGAGCGGCCGCGTTCGCCTCCTTCCTCCTCGACAAGGTACGGAGCATGTGTCGACGCGACGCACGCTTTTGCTCATGGCTCTCGATCCCTGCGCTGTGCCCCAACCGTTTCCATTTAAACCCGTCGCTCTCGCCCTCACATAGTGGCCAGCTGCTTGCCCGATCAGATGTTCAGATTCTTGGCAGCTTGGGAAAACAGGGTAAGTTCGCGTGCGTGCCTGCCGCGCTGCACGTACCCGTCGTGTGTTCTACTTCCAGTAGGAGACGGGACCAGACGTACAGGAGCCGTGTTTACTCATCACTCAGACACTCACTCGTGCAGTTGCAACTGCATCTGGTGTAG
- the LOC136462880 gene encoding CASP-like protein 2C2 isoform X2 — protein MAAGQPRPPPSSVRMERLLRAACAAMAAAGALLLGFSAQTKTVLFVQKKAVPKDVQALWVLIVAAAAAAAYHAAQLARCLCMDRLASSAGCRRLGRAAAFASFLLDKGCAYMVFATTVAALQACFVGLLGVEALQWSKLCNIYTRFCEQAAAGMVCSLLAAAGMAVLSAFSARDLFRRR, from the exons ATGGCAGCGGGGcagccgcgcccgccgccgtcgtcggtgAGGATGGAGCGCCTCCTGCGGGCGGCGTgcgcggcgatggcggcggcgggggcgctgCTGCTGGGGTTCAGCGCGCAGACCAAGACCGTGCTCTTCGTCCAGAAGAAGGCCGTCCCCAAGGACGTGCAGGCCCTCTG GGTGCTGATcgtggcggccgcggccgcggcggcgtacCACGCCGCCCAGCTCGCCCGGTGCCTCTGCATGGACCGCCTCGCCAGCAGCGCCGGCTGCCGGCGTCTCGGGAGAGCGGCCGCGTTCGCCTCCTTCCTCCTCGACAAG GGATGCGCGTACATGGTGTTCGCGACGACGGTGGCGGCGCTGCAGGCGTGCTTCGTGGGGCTGCTCGGCGTGGAGGCCCTGCAGTGGAGCAAGCTCTGTAACATCTACACCCGCTTCTGCGAGCAAGCCGCCGCCGGCATGGTCTGCAGCCTGCTGGCCGCCGCGGGCATGGCCGTCCTCTCCGCCTTCTCGGCACGAGACCTCTTCCGCCGCCGCTAG
- the LOC136466738 gene encoding uncharacterized protein: MVDFGLRWHDVDKKEMMEHIKAIRALLLQGSPGSPATDCQGLPMVGPPYGPWALAGEYCLDHWKTSTRAQEQQGEGIEYSEETYLHLRVTVLLPPRASIFERCANTGGDGSVDDCKNREAKEQLDIARFNLAYLELKARGLELLRGHLVDGIADLEKRFVDEPTHLGAGDAEFVRFIEVPMYADEAPPPQASHDFCC, encoded by the exons ATGGTTGATTTTGGTTTGCGGTGGCACGATGTTGACAAGAAGGAGATGATGGAGCACATCAAGGCCATCCGGGCCCTCCTCCTGCAGGGCTCCCCAGGTAGCCCGGCGACAGATTGTCAGGGACTACCTATGGTTGGGCCACCATATGGGCCCTGGGCCTTGGCCGGGGAGTATTGCCTGGACCACTGGAAGACATCTACAAGAGCGCAGGAACAGCAAGGGGAAGGCATCGAATATTCAGAAGAAACATATCTCCATCTCCGAGTTACTGtacttcttcctccccgagcctccATCT TTGAGAGGTGTGCTAACACAGGAGGCGACGGGTCCGTGGACGACTGCAAGAATCGCGAGGCTAAAGAGCAACTCGACATTGCCCGCTTCAACCTCGCCTACCTGGAGCTGAAAGCCAGAGGACTGGAACTCCTGAGAGGTCACCTGGTGGACGGGATCGCAGACCTGGAGAAGCGATTCGTCGACGAGCCTACCCACCTCGGGGCTGGCGACGCTGAGTTTGTCCGTTTTATTGAGGTCCCGATGTATGCAGATGAGGCGCCACCTCCCCAAGCCAGCCATGACTTCTGCTGCTGA